Genomic window (Gasterosteus aculeatus chromosome 13, fGasAcu3.hap1.1, whole genome shotgun sequence):
ATCGTCTTATAGTCTGGGACATAGTAATCCACTTCATCTGTCGATTTTGTGTACTTCACTGGCTTCTTTTTCATCTGATTATAAGAGAGGAACATTTTAAGgactgtgtgcatgtatttctgaATATGTACATTATGTATATAgcatgtgtgttttcttgttaaTGTATATCAATACCTTCAGTTCCAGTCTCCATGATCTAAAACCATCTGTTTTCTCATCTTCTAAGGGCTCCAGCAGCGGTTCCCACACTCCCATTATCTCGTTGTAATAGTTAACCTAAAAGTTAAACAATTGGAATATTTGTCAGATATTGTGAAAGATTACCACCAATATGTACAtgtcaaatatacaaaatgtatCAACTTAAACAGTATTGTGCCTTCCTCATATTTGAAAGGACCGAaccatataaaaataaaaaaattaaaaaaaggtcataATATAGTGCTCATGTGTGTTACCTCAAGGTTAAGCTCGCTGTGTAAGTTAATGAGTGTGGACCAGTTTGTGACGTCTCCATGGAAGGAGGACTTGGCCAGAAGCATGGGGATAGTACGGTGTCCCACTCCAGCCTCCAGAGTGAGGCAGACAGATTTGATGGTGACCTGCCAGTGAAACGAGACACAATGCGCTTATACGTCAAATATTTATTCTGTGTACAAAGTGAAATTCAACAAAAAAGATCACAGGTTTGCAGTACAAACAAGGCCAGAGCTAATGAATAAATACTGGACAAACGCTTAACTGACTTATATCGTACAATTAACCATAGTATTTATGGTTGATTGGTCACTTGAGCCAAAATGCAGCCAAATACCTGTAATGACTCTCCCTGTGGTATCAGTGGGGCCGCTGAATCTATGTTttcatctccctcctcttccaggAACCAAAATTTAAGGTCCTTCCAGCCCCGTTTCTCCCAGAGGTCGATGGGAACAGGACAGTCCAACTCTTTGGGGGTCTCTGTAGGGGTCGACCATGCAGTCAGTGCGGACTGGATGGTCATCACTGTGTTGATGATAATCGGAGATACCTGGGTACAAAGACATAACGGTTTACACCAATTTCCTTGTTCAAAGCTAAATTTATAATCATACACAATAGCAAacttacacaataattacacaatagtTCAAAAAAAGAGATACCTTCAACGTGAGCGCATTGATGGAGACCTCCATGGCCTGAGGGGACGTCGGGGACTGAGTGCTCTTGAAGAACACCTGACACGGCTGCAGCACTGTggtcacattttttttccttttctctctcaagaAGGGACAGGCCACAACCTACAATAACAGCAACAATCAATACAGGACTTATATATTTTTGCATGAAAGacgtttcttatttatttattttgacaatCTGCTTTTTCAATGTCACATTACAATGACAGTATAAACCTTGAGGTCCTTGATAACAGCTGTCATCTGTGATCCCTCTGCATCGCTCTTCATCAGCAGTTCACACTGCGTGGTCATCACCAGGGCCGGGGCGTCGGCACGCGTCAAGTCAGCCACAAACACAATCTCCGGGTTCCGCACCACCACGTTCATCTCCGTCTTTGACACCACAGCTGGAGCTACAGCTGGCAGCGGCGACAGAGGAAGACATCAGTTCAGGTCGTATGCAACAGGGTAAAAAAAATGCTGCACAATGTTTAGAGGTTTCAGATATATGGCACAATATGTTACCCAGTATGcaaccacacaaacaaaatacaagCTCCACAAGAGAAAAGGCCATAATTGGCTCCACATGGCTTCCTCGTATGTGTCTAATTAAGAGAACTTTGGgatggttgtttttttgctaaagCAAAAATTCCTTTAAACGTGATATACTTTTTATGGTTGACTCACTGGACTCTTTAGATGTGGTGGAGGAGTTaatgttcttcttctctcccactGCAGTACTGCTTTTGGGTTGAGGCTTTTGATCGAAACCCTGCTGGGTGGCCATGCGAAAGATTTCTACCACCGTGAGAAGGAACTCCATGCTGGCACACAGGTACACATCCTGCACCACTGTGTCCAAGGTGGTGCCGTCGCGGCCCTGACGGTACTTCACCTCCACCATCATGTTCCGTTCTGCTCCGGGACGCATTGCAATCATCCTGGAGAAGACGAAGAGGAAAGGGTTAAAGATATCAACAGGATGAGGGACATACACAAAGAAAGACTTAGACAGTGAAGAATGAGTAGTGATACAATATTATctccagcagaggagcagaaaaataaaacagggaaTACAGGGAATGTGTATATACTGATAAACGTGCATTAGCGGTGGTTAGTGTCTCTGCACATAGGCAAGTACCTCGGGGTGACCATCTTTATTTGGGGCCTCTTATCATCTAGAAGGCACACAGCCAGTCGGACTGAAGCCTTCATGGTGTCGTCGGAGAACATGTGGACGGAGGTGGAGATGGTGCCCAGAGTAAACTCTGCCAACTTCAACAGCTCATTGTGGGAATCCAAAGGCTGGATCTAGATGTTGACGTGTACACTGCGTGAGACTGGTGACACGTGTATGCggtgacatgtgtgtgtgtatgtatatatatatatatatatgcattacCTCATTCGCATTCGGGCTATACAAGACGAGTGTCATTGAGTCAAACTTGAAGTCTAATTTGAGTTTGCTCTTCAGCTTGCTGCTTTGCTGGGGCTCCACAACAGCAGCGATCACTACTGTGTTACCTACAAAAGTTACACACATCACAAACCATGTTAGAAAGTTGAATTAATTCTTGGTTacaatgatttaaaagatttcCATTGAAATATTTGCTAAAATGGTCAACTTTAAAAATGTGGAATGACACAAATGTTTTCATTAGCTCGTTTTGCGCCTTATTCATAGAACTACTTTCCACACACGGTCATTCACAAGTGTTAGCATGAGGCCTTACTGCTGGCTGGTCCAGTGGTCGCAGAGCTCTGGGACTCTTTGAGAGATGCAGAGTCAGAGGAGCGGTCAGTggtgggtggaggagctggaggtggaAGTGCGTCAGACTGCTCTGACAGGTTCTCACTAAGAGTCCTCAAGACCACTGTCATGTCGTCCTGGCTGAGGATCAGCTGTTTGGAACAGACACAAGATTTGAAATGCTTACATTTCCGCCATAAGCTTCTAACTTATCTTGGTATAGGATATTAAGAAAAGACCAAAAATCATAAGATATCTTGATCTGTTGGCCGGTTAATTATAAGTCCAATACTGAAAATGCACAGATGAGAATGTGACCGTCTATAAGAAATGCCAACTAGTCATACCTTCCCCTGCTGACATGCAGCACTACTTACACTGATGGGTTTAAGATGAGCAGTGATCTCTATGTCGGGTATGCTGTGGTACCAGTTCAATGAAAGATTTCTTTGGATTTCCAAATCTAGGCTGACTGGCATCAACAGCTGGGTCTCTCCCTGAAAACGTTCGCCTACGTAGGTGGTCCTTGAAGAACCAACAACACACACGTAATATGAGAAGCTATCCTTAAAATATGATATTACAGTTATTgaaatatatcacatatattACTTTTACTGCTCAgtaaaaaatgcatatatatttcAGGAAGTAATCATTTAAATTAACGTTGCTTACCTGTACATCTTGAGGTCAGTCAATTTTAGGATAATTTTATCCACAACAGGCGGGATCTTTGCATCGCTTATAGAGGGCTGCTTAGCAAAGCAGTTCTTGACAGACAGCAGACCAAGGTCAGCTACAATGACGTTAGAGGAAGAGTAGGACTGGGGCAGGAAGATCACAGGTGCGTTGAAGTGGACGTTCAGCGCGATCCGAGTGCTGCGCTCTGCCAGCTCCTTCACACCGGATGCTGCCTTTTCTGCAGCCTGGACTGTCACCACAGTCAGGGCCTCTTTGGCCTCCTGGAAGTTATTGATGAATGCCTGGGAGGAAAAAAGATGGACACGGACAAAATGTTGAAGAGAAATGATTAGTAGTTAGGGTTGGAATGCAGTAATAATTGGTTACAAGGAGACATTTACATATAGTATATGCATCATTAGGTTGAAGTGAGTCAAAGAGTCCAAATGTCATAAGGCTATATTAAAGCAagaaggtacgagaggctgtactttatcatccaataatgtaacagttcgagtTGAGActgatattaataaaatatttatcctgttaaatacataatatatatgtgtgattCTACAGTCATCACAACTCATATCAACTGATTGGGACCAGGCCAACCAGGTTCGTTCTGTTAAGTTTCActtaagtttaagtttattcTTAAGTTTATTCTCCTTGTAGGAGGGTGAGAAAGGCTGTTCTGGGATGATGGGTGCATTTTGTGCCGTCTGTTTTGATTGTTGTTTAAAAGTTAGATTGTTAAGTGTATAACTGTTAAATATGTCAGAAAAATAGTTTCTTAATAGCAGTATTTGTACTgtctgaaaaacacattttaagtcTGTTACATGAACGCACTTCTGCATAGATAAAAATGGCTTGAATAGTGACAGGTATACGTTATTCTTACCAGTATGGAGGAGACAAACTTGTTAAGGAAGATGACCTGGATGCATCCCACAGTCAGCATGACAGAAGTGTCCACTTTAGACATGTCCAGATAGGCATCTCCCTCTGTTGCGTTTGTATAGTTTACCATACGGAAAGCAAACACTTCCTTATCTGCGATAGACACAGCCTACGAAATAAACGACACAAGGACAATTAAAGAAATCTCAATAATTAGTCATCCACTAAACACGTGGGACTTATACTGTATGCTCCTTTATGAATGCCTGTAACACAAGCAGttaaaagcaaatgaaaagacaaagtATACATATGGACAAATACATTACCGGTAGTACTATTATTGAGCAAAgagataaaaaagtaaaaaagtttttacttttaaagtgAAAGTAAAAAGTATAATATAAGTATAAGAAGAGCATTACTACAAGATAGATTAGCAGGGAACATTCACACTACATCAAAAGGCCGCTTGCTGACTGTACCTTTTTGTAAAGTGCAGCTTTGTCACAGTCTAGGATCACAATGTTCTTCAGGTTTGCCAGAATCTCCATCTCTTTTTTCCTCATCAGAACCTCAGACACCAGACCTGGATGGTTgagaaagttgttttttaatcatttcttaaTTAAACCACAAAATGCAGGTGGATGGGACTAAAGTAAATCTCCTCGGTTTCATGGAGCATGAGATGTCAAGAACCGTACCTTCAATCCTGATCTCGGAGATCCTGGCTTTCTGTCCCCGAATAAAAACCTTGAGAGAGCGGAGATCAGCTCTGATATGCCGATTCACCACATTTGCAAACTTTGAATTCTTTGTGCCTATGAGACAGAAAAGGCCGGTAATTAAAGACGACCACAGGCGAATGATGGTCTTGCAATGTGAATGAAAGTCTGAAAGGGTTTCTTGGGATGCTATACTTTTTTTCCTGGACAAAGtcgcttcctccttcttctctccctccctctctgcttctgCCTCGTCCTCTTCGGGGATGGCGGGGAGCTCCTCATGTCCTCCCTCCTTCTTAGTTGATGGAGGAATGAGGTTGTTGAGGAAGTTGATGGTGTTAAGTAGAGCCTCCGTATGGAGATGGACATCCAGGGATGAAAAGGTCACCTGATGGGGAATGCATTGTCAAAATATGTTAATCTACAatacaatgttgttgttttttaatatgtaCTTTGCGTTATGTTTCAGCATTAAATAGTTTACCTGTGTAAAACAATACAGGAGATATAATAAAAGAGAAGCACCTCTCACCTTAATGGCTTCCTCTGTATTCTTGTGTTGAGACTTGAACTCAGGGCCATTCTTATCAGCCTAGAAAGGACAATCAATACTCTTTCAGAAAGTAATTTATcactatttagaaaaaaaaatcagtataCCGACAGATCTGAAAAGGTTAGGTGTGGGACATCAAACATACTTTAATATACTCCAGGGTAAGTAGGTCGACTTCTGTGTTGTCTAGAGTGGTGATCAGCTGAACCTGCTTCTTCTCCGAATCTATACAAAgttgaattaaaaacaaacatgaccAATAAATACTGCAGTCAACACTCGCCTGACTTTTGTTCAGAAGAGCGAATTAGAATGTTTGTAATCATGAAATGTTAGTGAAATGGAGTTAAGAACAAAGCCAACAGACCCATGTATTCAGGGCACTTGAGGCAGATCTCTCGCAGGTAGGTGTTGGATGTCGTATCAAAGGTGCGCAGCTTCAGCTCGGTGCCAAGACCCTCGATGTCCAAGTGGAGCACTGTTACCTCATGATCTCCGGACAGACGACACAACTGAACggaaaactgaaaaaagaagACGACGTTAAGGAAGAGAACATACAAAAGGGATAAAgatattaaaataatgaaaggGCAATTAGAAAAATGAAACTGCATCACAGACTATATTTGTGACCAAGACCTCTCTGTACCTCACTGATTTCAAACGTCATGATGAATTCCGTCATGTTCTTTGGAGTGTCTGAAACTTTTCTTTTGTAGCTCAGCGGCATAGGATTATCTGGGAAGAATGTCTGATTACCAATGGGGGAGCTCGGAGCATCGAAGAACAAGTCTTCCTCTGACCCTGAGAGGTGACAGAAATACGCACAATGAGCCATCTGTTATACTGCAGCATTGCAAAGTGTAACAAAGTATGTAGCGTGAGGTTACAGAAAGGTAAGCATCCTGTGGTTGTGTGCTGGGCAGAGGCAGGAGGATTCGGCAACAGAAGGATCAGCGAGTCTTACCCATTGAGGTGATGCTGATGGTCTCACATGACtcaaaaagaagagaggagcGCTGGTCAGCCAACTTCAGACGACTTCTGGGAGTGAGCTTTGGGGTGAACGACTGTTTTGTCTGAGGAGGAaacaacaccaacacatgaGATATATCAGTAAATAGAGTATTAACAGACTGAATGTATTAAAGTCTGCTACAATTGAAGTACACCGTATCCATCCATTGAATTATTTAGAAATTCTCTAATTTGTACtaagaacaacaacagcaaactgTAGAAGAAActgcaggaaaaaacattttctaaaaacgGTGTTAGGGGCGTCACCATGAGGCTTGTAACAAAGAGTTGGGCCTACGCTGGCATGCATGACCAGTCTGGTAGGAGAGGAATTTAAACCAAACCACCCGCAAGACGTTGGTTCACAcctttgtggggttttttttggagaCACTCAGCACTTAGGTGTCATGGGACTGCAGACACCACAGGGGTCCCTGTGCTTTGGCCTGAAATCACAGCGCTCTCCTTTCATCAGCAACGGGACAAGAAAAAAACTCTCTAAATTTTAGTTGCCAGGCCTCTTTGTCCTACGAGATTCAGGAAGAAATTTACTTTCCCAAGATCTCCAACCAGCAGATAAGATGCCATTCTGTCGGGACAGATGGACGGACATTCCCCTATAATTTTCAGCAACAGATTAAAATGATTCCCGCAACAAAGGAGGAAGCGGATGCCGGGTTAAACGTAACTCGAGGAAACCCATCCAATGGGATCTACTTACAGCTTAGATGTCTGGGCAGAAGTACTTTGGCGTGTGTTTTATACGTTAGGAACTGCCGAGCTCCATTAGGTGTTGCGTAAATATTCCCGGATTGTCATAACGTGTTTTTGGACATGTTTCCCAGCACTTAAGTCCAGTAAACGCTGTGTAAAAGGTCCCTGCTTTGTGTTCAAGTCTGTTCCGGTCATAGTGTTGCTTTGCTAGAATAAGTGAGACCGGTAGCCGTGACTTTTATGTGTTAGAAACACATAACCGAATTCATGACAGATTTCAGGTCGCCAATTGCGCCAATATCCATAATCCTCGCAAAATGCAAACAGGTCATATAAGAATCACCCTGCTGGTCTTACCTTTGGAGTGGAGGTTGAAGCACTGGTGCGTGCATCAGACCTGCTCTCCGGCAGTGGGATGCTTTCTACCAGCTGCAGAACATTTCGCAGTTTGACATCAGAAATACGCAGGGAGAGCAAGGGGAGCTCGCCTGACATCTTGTACCTGGAACACGTATGCAAACATTgaaacacaagagacacacgtcCACACCTTTACTTTAGTGTGCCACGCAGCTTACGTTCCTATAACAGGGATACTCAATGAAAAAGATgcacgggggaaaaaaaagaacaaacatacTTTGCCATGCGCAAGTCTTTGTAGACCATCGCCCTGCTGAAGACCATTTTCAGATCTACTGGCTCTAGAATGTGGAGCGGTGACTGTCTCTGCTTACGGGCCATTTTCCAGTTGCCATCTATCAAACACAATTTTACTCTTTTTtattatacacatacacacaccaacACCAAACATCTTAAAAGCTACagtatgaaaaaaaagaaggtatttTAAGGTCCTAGTGTATTTTTAGAAATACTATGAATTATGTTTTACTGTACAATGTTTTGCAATAGCTAAAAGGTCAGTGTGTACCTGGTTTGCTATAAAGGAACTGCAGGCTGCTAAGTTGTATGTCGAAGCTGTCGTACGCTCTGGACATGATGTCCTCAATGTTGCTGGAAGATGCGGACAGCTGAGGCAGATGCTCCTGGCTTTTACTGGACATCTGAAATGACAACAAAATCAAGGGGAACGTTGAAAGACGTTGTAACTGTATAGCCTTTGGATGACGCAAAAGGCTCATTTACGTATACCACGGGTCGAGTTTGTGCTCTCTGACCTTGAAATGCCCAAGGTCCAACAGAAGGATGTTCTGGGTGCCATTGTAAAAGCCAGTCTGTGGAATGATGACATAGGACGCCATCAGGTTCACCTTCAGGTCGAGGACTTTCTGTGTTTCGATCACATACAtcaaacctaaaaaaaacaaaaacagcaattGATGTATTAACCTGCAGCCAAAGCAGACACATTTATATTGTTTGTTATCAACAGGACCACACAAGaccttcattttattttttcattaccTAACAAAAGTCATAGAACAAAATTAGCATTCATTCTCATGCATTTTGATGCTTGTGCACGCAATGTGCATGAAACGATCAGTCTCAATCAGTGGCTCAGAAATGCAGGCGTAAGCACATGGAAAAATAAGAATGGGTTCGGACCGGGCTTGTAATCGCCCCCTGATAAACGGCCGATTGTTGTAAATGGATCTGCAACTGACCGGTGGATGTGCGATCTCTGAACTGCTCCAGTTTCATGAGGGTCGCGTTGGTGAGCTCATCCAGCTGCAGGTCGTCAGGAGGCATGAAGAACGCCGACATGCTGTTCACCGTTATCTACACAGAGGTACAAACAAAGAGTCCATCGGATGTGtaaccctccccccctcatgTTTGATTCATGCTCGTACACTGACGGACACCACTTACAGCATCATAGATGATTTCCAAGGGTTGTGATTCCACGTGAAGTCGTTGGTTAGCACTCTCATTCAGCGGGTTGGTCTCAAACAAGATGCAGAGCAGCGGCGTTCCTGCTCCCGTGGCGGCCTTCTTTGATGACAGGACGGTCGGCGCGGGTCGGTCACTGGCCAGGCCGGTGACTTCAAACAGACTAAGCTGAGCTGTGAGTCTGATACAAAGAGGAAGAGGCTAAATGTCAGTGACACCCATGGCAGGATCCTACAAATGGGATGCACTATAGGTACTGGGTTCAAACGAGGTGGCTCTATATTGTCCACAACAGGGATTTGATGTTAATTAGGAGCATTGCTTTTTAAACAGGCCAAACTACTGGTCATCAGGGCATCattattgtaaaaacaaaaagttgtgACAAACTTGATGGCTTGTGCTCCAGctctctgtgtgagtgtggacTTGAGCTCCCCCACAGTCAGCCTGATGATctcgtttttgtctttgttgtctttgatgGCGATAGACAGCCTCTCCATGTGGAAGTTGACCTTCATGTCTTCAAACTATAAAGAAATGTCAGCATGGTACATCACCATCACAGTATCCGATTCAGTATTGCATTGCATTTGGTTTGTGGAAACCTTGTTTCAAGGAATATTTCACCTCCAAAATAACCATCTGTCTTTCAATTACTCTCCCAGCGTAAATTCTGAAAGCTCCGTTTGTCTCCCACATATAACATCAATCTATTAACGATGACGTAATTATGAATAAGAAATGTTTTAAACAGAAAGGTTTTGGTCAAACTGCACGTGTTTGAAAAGTAGCCAGTTTTACGAATTGATAAATGAGCTTTGGATTCTAATAAACAGAATGCGTCACAGTAAATTATTTCTTTGgtaccttttttgttgttgttaaatgcAGCCGTGATTTACTTCAAGTCAAAGGgaatttcctttctttttgtcatCTTCATCCCAGTTCTCAAGGTAAATTCAAGGTGATGTGGCCGAGTAACTGAGTTACAAATCATCTTTTTGGAGGTAAAGTAATCCGTTAAGTGggattgagtgtgtgtggtgagggGTAGTTTCTCACATCCTTTGGCAGGTTGGGATTGGCAGTAGCCTCGCTGTATCCAATAGCAGTGTAGAGCTTGGCCTTCTCGGCAGTGGTTAACAGCTCATCGAAGACTGAGGCGGAAAGTCAGTACAGGAGACAATAGAATGAAATACGAAGAGTAAGAAAAGCATTAGCTAACGCCACAAGCTCTCCTCCAGTGCACATTATCTTTCATTCGCAGTTTTCTATCTCCTACCTCCAGACTTGACATCTTTTGTTTCTGTATCAGCCTCTCCTCCCCAACTCCACATCCAGCCCAACCAGCCCTgagactcctcttcctccatcttgaGCCCGGGACGGTAAATGCGTAGACCGGCCTTACTtgcctggggaaaaaaaaaaaacaagagttcATTAAAAAGgactcttttttcccccatctgTGCTGGAGATACAGTTGAATGTGAAGAGGGCCACAATACAGTAGGTGAGACAGTGCTTACCTCCACCTCCGCCTGCTGTCTGgccaatgtgatgttaaaaataTCCAAGGTCTTCTCAGGCTCCTGAGAATAGAAGCCATACAAGTTCATTTGAGTTTTTTGAGGTGTCTTGTCTATGCACGACTGCAACAATGACTAAATGTCTATTATCAAtcacagagaaggaaaaggtGACGCTTACAGAATAAGGGAGAGGTACATCATCTAAAACTTCATTCAATCCCTTTATAGATCACTGGATAAGTGGGTAATTAATGGCTAGGATAAGGCCTCGATGAAAGTCGGGCTGGGCGGTAAACCTGTCCTCCAGATTCAGATTTCCCCACGGTATGAATTTATTGTACACACTCAAACCGCTGCATAGCCGTGACGACTGTTGATGCCGTTCGGCAGGCAGCAACATTTACTTTTCGAAGCGCTCGAAAGCTACATGTGGTAATTGTATTAAGATGGAGTCACGGTTATAACTTTGTAACAATTAATAACCAACAACTAACTGCTCTGTAACAGTGTAAAACTCCACGATGCAAACAAATGCCCACCTCTAGCGCCTTGAGCAGCTCCTGGCTGGGTTTCTTGTTGGTGATTTTGGTCTTGTAGAGCTCCTTATAACATTTTACTGTTCTCCGGTGACTGCGAATGCTTTTCCACGACCACATGTGGAGGCAGGGCTTTACATCCACCTCCAGGACGCCTGTGATCACGTACTTCCACCTGCAAGGCATGAACACAATAGGAGAGGGAAATCAACACTCTGAAATTTGAAGTATAAAGACATGACatgttgataaaaaaacaaacaaatatcttATGCAATTGTGTTTACTGACCAAATGCGTGCATTCTTGTGAAGCACAACCTCTGGTCTGTACTTCCTGTACGGCAGATTCCGAGACATCATATCCACTGAGCCCAGCAGCTCCAGAATGCTAATGTACTGAAACGACAGGAAGTAGGCAATTACTGACTGGCAGAGAGTAGTGCTGTGAGTGCAGTTAAGATCACTGAACAACTGCTATTCGCTCCTTTAGAATGTTTGATTAAATGATGCGTCTTCTCtatttcttttccctttttcaacCAGGGTTTGAAATAAACAAGTTTATGAAACAACACCTACCTGGGGTCTGTTGAGTTCAATGGCCACCTCGCTGAGATTGACCATTAGGTCCACCTTGGGAGAGGAGAAGTCCACATCTGACCTGGGATTCATCCGCAGTTTAGCGCGCGCTGAGATAGGACGAAAAACTACggaacagcaacaacaaatggATTATTTAAAGCTACGGTTGGttgttttcttcaaacacaATTTTGCAATAATTATACAAATTCTA
Coding sequences:
- the vps13a gene encoding intermembrane lipid transfer protein VPS13A isoform X2; protein product: MVFESLVIDVLNRFIGDYVVNLDSSQLQLGIWRGDAVLKNLEIKENALSQLDIPFKVRAGHIGQLQLKIPWKNLYNQSVEAKLDGVYLLVVPTASIKYDAVKEEKQLQEARQRELQRIEETKLKAAEKEDPNLEKQDTFVEKLVTQVIKNLQVKITNIHVRYEDDVTNPKCPLSFGVSLKNLSLQTSDENWNPRLLDEHSRLFFKLVQLENLFAYWNVNSVLFSNHTADEALRCLQKSMKTDNTLSVSHDFIFRPISARAKLRMNPRSDVDFSSPKVDLMVNLSEVAIELNRPQYISILELLGSVDMMSRNLPYRKYRPEVVLHKNARIWWKYVITGVLEVDVKPCLHMWSWKSIRSHRRTVKCYKELYKTKITNKKPSQELLKALEEPEKTLDIFNITLARQQAEVEASKAGLRIYRPGLKMEEEESQGWLGWMWSWGGEADTETKDVKSGVFDELLTTAEKAKLYTAIGYSEATANPNLPKDFEDMKVNFHMERLSIAIKDNKDKNEIIRLTVGELKSTLTQRAGAQAIKLTAQLSLFEVTGLASDRPAPTVLSSKKAATGAGTPLLCILFETNPLNESANQRLHVESQPLEIIYDAITVNSMSAFFMPPDDLQLDELTNATLMKLEQFRDRTSTGLMYVIETQKVLDLKVNLMASYVIIPQTGFYNGTQNILLLDLGHFKMSSKSQEHLPQLSASSSNIEDIMSRAYDSFDIQLSSLQFLYSKPDGNWKMARKQRQSPLHILEPVDLKMVFSRAMVYKDLRMAKYKMSGELPLLSLRISDVKLRNVLQLVESIPLPESRSDARTSASTSTPKTKQSFTPKLTPRSRLKLADQRSSLLFESCETISITSMGSEEDLFFDAPSSPIGNQTFFPDNPMPLSYKRKVSDTPKNMTEFIMTFEISEFSVQLCRLSGDHEVTVLHLDIEGLGTELKLRTFDTTSNTYLREICLKCPEYMDSEKKQVQLITTLDNTEVDLLTLEYIKADKNGPEFKSQHKNTEEAIKVTFSSLDVHLHTEALLNTINFLNNLIPPSTKKEGGHEELPAIPEEDEAEAEREGEKKEEATLSRKKSTKNSKFANVVNRHIRADLRSLKVFIRGQKARISEIRIEGLVSEVLMRKKEMEILANLKNIVILDCDKAALYKKAVSIADKEVFAFRMVNYTNATEGDAYLDMSKVDTSVMLTVGCIQVIFLNKFVSSILAFINNFQEAKEALTVVTVQAAEKAASGVKELAERSTRIALNVHFNAPVIFLPQSYSSSNVIVADLGLLSVKNCFAKQPSISDAKIPPVVDKIILKLTDLKMYRTTYVGERFQGETQLLMPVSLDLEIQRNLSLNWYHSIPDIEITAHLKPISLILSQDDMTVVLRTLSENLSEQSDALPPPAPPPTTDRSSDSASLKESQSSATTGPASSNTVVIAAVVEPQQSSKLKSKLKLDFKFDSMTLVLYSPNANEIQPLDSHNELLKLAEFTLGTISTSVHMFSDDTMKASVRLAVCLLDDKRPQIKMVTPRMIAMRPGAERNMMVEVKYRQGRDGTTLDTVVQDVYLCASMEFLLTVVEIFRMATQQGFDQKPQPKSSTAVGEKKNINSSTTSKESTVAPAVVSKTEMNVVVRNPEIVFVADLTRADAPALVMTTQCELLMKSDAEGSQMTAVIKDLKVVACPFLREKRKKNVTTVLQPCQVFFKSTQSPTSPQAMEVSINALTLKVSPIIINTVMTIQSALTAWSTPTETPKELDCPVPIDLWEKRGWKDLKFWFLEEEGDENIDSAAPLIPQGESLQVTIKSVCLTLEAGVGHRTIPMLLAKSSFHGDVTNWSTLINLHSELNLEVNYYNEIMGVWEPLLEPLEDEKTDGFRSWRLELKMKKKPVKYTKSTDEVDYYVPDYKTIIVISSKDQLNITLTKSGLVMLGNLGTAFAEAAKQTADSFQKDEAPFVVKNRLGLPVSFRHSEMFCPISEQSTNGTVKMQDGETIGMDYSTKADSDQFSAMISLSGKDYYIEPTPMGHTSAGVIPLIKVGGGMYNVMHKDSQVTRFLVCQIYSVEGSKYIKIRSPFQIINHFSIPFKVLEGSTCLGTALPTEEFCVPLDSYRSELSLQPITEDVDDGQGEQFACSEGFSYEEFSNLQPETCLHQSCRRRGDQGGVMMVNMVPLRDAVTFKHTGGVGDNFDVPFVLHLWPSILLRNLLPYPISYKLKDSGLSAPEATLNPGHSAQLHTAVINQSRLDLRLLNYLAQDWSSEYSFHSDKEEIAFIVFQSQGENDEDECDGTGRMKAELDIAVHVKYDLGQTVVAIHSPYWMVNKTSRLLQYKADDIHRKHPLDYDMPLLFSFKPRYFLKNNKVRLMISDSELSDEFSLDTVGSHGDVKCKGLHKDYLVGVKIDRSSFSLTRIVTFVPFYMLVNRTKHSVFVCEVGQDIWKEAGPEQSAVPFWPENDTKRLMIKVGGCVLPPRIIDFTRPENCLLLHLDNSVGGITVDVNLSEHSATIRFLEYHDGAAPFLIINHTKDQTLQFHQSSQKEAEQDELPAGKAVHYTWNEPTGSRQLCWTCGTFSGKLKTEEDLREDMNNKGKLFVISFFEGLQRVVLFTEEQRIYKMLCETEKAQLAEQEIILSLQNVGVSLVNNISGQEVSFIGITSSDVVWEIKPKNKSRWKALSSKEAEMLENSFNEYVASGTVDHAIVDLDKNLQVSFTPNGMDMRMLQPCDAPLRRHFQPGVKVEYSVSSRQHAYRVQIHRIQIQNQLPGSIFPYVFYPVKLPKSITMDAEPKPLTDISIVTRTAGHSDISRIKYFKVLIQEMDLKVDLGFLYAIVDLFTAENASIMSSEQEVELFEKDIEYIRTELNHASAADTSPISLYEYFHISPIKLHLSFSLSTGGEDGLKEKRDKELIPVQSLNLLLKSIGATLTDVQDVVFKLAFFELTFQFCTTQQLQWEVIRHYSKQAIKQMYVLVLGLDVLGNPFGLIRGLSEGVEAFFYEPYQGAIQGPEEFVEGMAIGVKALVGGAVGGIAGAVSRITGTMAKGVAAMTMDEEYQQKRREAMNRQPRGLREGLTRGGKGLVSGFVSGITGIVTKPIKGAQKEGAAGFFKGVGKGLVGAVARPTGGIIDMASSTFQGIKRAAETSQDVASLRHPRFIHEDGVIRPYRESEGFGSQLLQKIENGRFAKYRYFAHAKVNESDFLMITKRGIFFVTQGTFGQQTCEWQYLFEEFTKDPIIVENKRLRIEAKERVKSVFHAKEFGKIINFKDAKIAKWVLARLDDARDSLPKY